aggcagcatccgaggagcagtaaaatcaacgtttcgggcaaaagcctttcctgataaagggcttttgcccgaaacgtcgattttactgctccttggatgctgcctgaactgctgtgctcatccagcaccactaatccagaaagaggagtttttagcaattttaagagatCTGAAAATAGACAAAACCCCTGGGCAGGATGGGATTTATcgcagattctctgggaagccagggaggagattgcagagcctttggctttgatctttatgtcatcattgtcggcaagaattgtgccagaagactggaggatagcaaatctagttcccttgtttaagaaggggagtcgggacaaccctggtaattgtaGGCCAGTAAGCCTTATTCAGTTGTGAGTAAGCTGTtgggaaaggttataagagataggatttattatcacctggaaaggaataatttgattacggatagtcaacacggttttgtgaagggtagattgtgcctcactaaccttcttgagttctttcagaaggtgacaaaacaggtggatgaaggtgaactgattgatgtggtgcatatagacttcagtaaggtgtttgataagtttccccaaggtaggctattgcacaaaatacggagttttgggattgaaggtgatttagcggtttggatcataAATTGGCTAATTAAgaaaagacagaggatggtggttgatgggaatgttcatcctggagctcagttaccagtgatgAGCCGCAATGATCTGTTttgggggccactgctgtttgtcactttaATAAGTGATCTGGAGGtgagcgtagaaggatgggttagtaaattcgtggatgacactaaggtagtcatgatttggagacaccagtgttggactggggtgtacaaagttaaaagtcacacaacaccaggttatagtccaacacgtttatttggaagcacaagctttcggagcgctgcttcttcatcaggtgattgtggagaataagattgtaagactcAGAATAAATTCtgtgtggatagtgccaaaggatgttgtgggttacagagggtcatagctaagatgcagagctgggctgaggagtggtaaatggtgtttaatgcagaaaagtgtttaatgcggaagaagtaacaggaatgcagagtactgggctaatggtaaaattcttggcagtgtagatgaacagagagatctgtgtccggGTGCATAAATCCTCGgaagtttccacccaggttaatagcgttaaggaggcatatggtgtgttagtgtTTATTGGTAgcgggattgagtttcagagccactaAGTCATGCTTCAGTTGTACAAGAAACTGGTacggctgcacctggagtattgcgtacagttctggttactgcattataggaaggatttgaaagttttggaaagggttcaaaggagatttaatagaatgttgcctggtatggaaggaagggcttttgcccgaaacgtcgattttcctgctccttggatgctgcctgacctgctgtgcttttccagcaacactctgatCAAAactctggtatggaaggaaggtcttacagaggaaatgctgagggaactgaagctgttttcattggaaagaaggttgagaggttactcaaattgagatgtataagataatcagagaattaGACAGGATGGAcattgagagcctttttcctcggatggtgaaggctaacatgaggggacatagctttaaattgaggggtgatagatttaggatagATATCAGGgttagtttctttacttagacAGTAGTAGGGACttggaacagcctgcctgcacCAGTAGTAGATTCTCTGATGTTAGCAGCATTTAAATGTGCATTGAACATACATACGGATAATAATGGGGTGGATGGgtcgggggggggcggggtggggcaGACAGGTTTGGAGAGGACCGGACCGTGGTTGGGGGCTCACGCACAGTGTTCTGCTGCCTGGTCTCCTAAAAGGGGAGCAGACTTAGCAAGTGCTCACTGTGTTAATCCCATTGAACAAATTAGGGGGGGTAGGGGAGGGTAGGgtttcagcaatgctgcaggtcccttacaccCAAGTGTGtatcattgctcagaaacaaaccctgagacagagaaggggagtatggcaggcagagcgaggaaaagggaaacttcagaaaactccgagccccagaggagaggcattgaatcaattaaccaaataatcaattctCCAAACAAAATAGTGCCTGCCCTTCTTGTCCGGATAATTGAGCTTCCTCTGTATATCCGGCTCAGGAAGAACAATGAATGCTATCTGTTGGTCAGAAAAGCTGAGAAAATAAAAAGGATTGTTAAAAGTATCTTAGCTGCTGAAACACTGGCATGATCCGAAACCATGGATCCAATATTCTAATGGAAATATTTAATAAGGGGCAATTTGAGAAAATATTGACAGAGAATGTTAAGCGGATAAATGTTCTCTTTGGGGCAGTGTACATTCAACGAACGTTGTCACTGACAAATAGTTAATGATTGGCCTTGCTAGCATAAATGAAATGTTACAAAGAAAGTTCCAAAATAAAGTGTGTTGATGCAAGCCACAATTGAGAGGTGttcacaaatttaaaaaaaaacattggaaATCCTTGCATAATAATGAGGagttatatttttttaaaaagcaaaagaaaatcaATTTTTATTCCTGCCATTTTATGATTAGGCATATTATAACATGCTTTGTTCAAAGCAAAGGAAATATGGAAGGTTAACTATCTTATGGATTGATAAGAAAATTATTTTTCTTAATAATCACTTTCAATGTATAGAATATGAAAACCATTTTAGTGTTGTTCAAAAGAAAGGAAGGGAATCAGGTAGCTCGGTAAGTTATGTAGGTGATTGGGTTAATTGACAAATGAATTGAGTGGGAAATATACATAGCGAACAGGTGAGACTGGCTTTAAGACTGAGTAGATGCAAATAGGTCATTTAATGGTGGGTTTTCAAAAACAAAATGGAGTCGTTAATAAATTCTATTCACAAAGCAATGTGCCTTTGCTTCTACCTCAACAACTGGTTTGGATTTAGTAGTCATTGTTGTGTTATCCTTTCATTCAGTCATTAGGAATTAGCTTTTCTCAAACAAAAATAATCAATATTGACAAGGATCGTAATGATATTATTCACTCGCTAGCTTTTAATCATTGCAGTAATATGACCCTTCATATGAATGTTGACAGTGAGAATTAATTCTGGTTAAATTTTGCAAACTGAAATGAAATGGATGCTTACACACGCATACCAGTTACTGCACTACTTTAGACATTTCTACATATAACAACAAGTTGTGTGTTTCAAACTTGCAACATACTCGAGACCTCAGAATTATAAATTCAATCACTGTTGGCACGATACCTTTAGATCAATAAGAAAGCCCTCAAAAGGTCGAAATGGATTGTGGACAATGAGATGAAAATTCAGCTGCTGAATAAGCAACAATTCATACTCAAGGATCTGTTCCAAAGCCTTCTCTTGACCTGCAGGGCTCTCCCATAGATTAGCAACAAACTGGGAACTGGAGACGTTAAATTCATCCACTTTACATGCTAAGTATACACTTGTCAACCTGAACCAGAAAGAGAATAAAAagatttaatgaaacaaaattcCAAAATACAAAATACAGCTCAAAAGTCCATTCAATTTAGCAATTCTTTCTGAAAGCCTGCACAAGATATTTAACTTAATCTAATTTCTTTCACAATTTTTTACACTAATATTCCGCTTCAAGCAATTATATAATCTGGTTTTAAAATACTGTATAAATTTACTTCAACATTTGTTTAAGGTCAAGAATGCCACATTTTAACCAGCTTCTGCACACAGACCTTGTGATTATCTTCAAATTGTGCCTTTTCATTTTGTCTTGCAAACCAGTGAAAAAAAGTTGTCTATTTACCTCACTATAATCCTTCATTAATCTCAAGGCTTACATCCTTTAATCTTCTCTACTCAGTAAAAAAGAACTAATGTCACACAGTTATGGCAATGATAAAAAATGGACTATCATTTTTTTGATTTCCATTTAATTCTCAAGACCTTTCATGACCTAAAGTAGATTCTTATTTAAAAAAtgcaaaaaaaatgcaaaatgcaAAAAGTGAATTAAGATGGCCACAATGGTCACTTGACCAGGTGGCACAAACATGATATGACTAATAAATAAGGTTCTATCTTAACCATCATTATAGCTAAAGGCTGTGAGATCCCAATCTACTTCTGGTTGTACCACATCTTTCTGGAAATTTCACACACTGCATGAAAGTCTCCAGCAGgttatccagattgaacaaaaATTAAATCCAGACATGGTAATACATAACAGAAATACAGAAAAGAAAAATGGATTTGTAAGAGTAGAACTGGAAAGTTCTTttctccacctcccccccaccccctccaccctacAGTTTCTCTTGCACTTTCTTGAAAAAATAGTGTTCAATAATAAAGCAAATTGGAAAAATGTCCATTCACTGAGAACTCAAGATGCAAGACATGAATTACACAACCCCAATCTCAGGTTACAATCTAACTCTTGAAAGGACTCTAAGCACTTCTCACGTAATCATTTTTTTGTACCAGACACTTTCCCCTTTTTTCCACATTTCATATGCTATGTTTGATGCCACATTTTAATCATGTTTTTCAGGGTTAGTAAATAATAAAATTCCTGTTATTACATAGAATCTCAATAATGCAGAAAGAGAGCATACAGCCCATAGAGTCTGAACCAACACTCCGAAGataatcccacccagacccaacctgtaaccctacatttaccctggcTAACCCAACaagcctgcacgtctttggactctGGCAGCACCCGGATGATACCCAcgtagacatagggagaatgtctGTCTGTGGTGAGTTTGCATAGTCACCCATGGCTGAAACTGAACCCAACtctctggcacagtgaggcaactgtgctaaccactgagcaccaTACTACCCTCAAGAAAATCTTCTAAATAGCTCCTTCATTTCATTTCATTAACTACTTTAATGAATGTGTGATTATAGCTACTTGCTAAAAGCAAAACATTTCTTTATTATTTCGGCCAACAGagggtcttttttttaaaaaggaaccgATTCACCCACCTCAATGGTCATATCAACATAAAATTAaaacagtgagttctgaacagcAGCAATTACAGAGTAGGAATTAAGAAAATATTATTTTTGAAATACAAATTACAATTTATTTCTGTAATATTGAATCAAAAATGTATATTTACACTAGTGCTCACAATGATCATTACATTCAATCTCAAGAATTTATGGAATTTAAGTTTTGATAACATTATCTTATTACAGATAAAATAGGAATAAAACAAAACTTTGAAAATTCTCAGTAACCTGGTGAAATTAACAACTTTGGAAACAGTAAACCAGTcaggaaacagacaaaaactcacaTAATAGTCCTTGGATGATATTCCATTACAGAATTATTCAAAAAGAATCTCTTGAAATACATACTTGCAGTTCCCTAAACAAAAGACACAAACAATGCTCTAAAGATCAATTACACATATGCACAATAGTTAAGGATTTGTAAGTGAAGATAATAGGTAGACTTTGAAAAAACACATTTTACCTTTTATACAACCAATACATAGTGTTATTTAAAGCATCTGTGGTAAATTGCACCCAATCACTTTCTTTAAAACATTGTTCTCATATTTAATTTTCACATGAAAAACAGACTTTAAACAAGTATTGTTTCACAATGAGGCAAATGAAACAGGCTGAAGAGACAGTTGACGTGTCATCAATTAATAAATCACAAAAGGACTCTCACTTTCTGTGTAAACATGAGATATGTGTTCTTACCACCACAGATTTAGGCATGATGGGTTTAAATGCAGAGCAGAATTCCAACAATCTTTTTTCATAGTATTTACGTAGTACCTCCTCTTCCTGAGGTTCCAGCAATGCCCCTGGAGAAAGCTGTTCAGGAAAACCAAAGCAAAGCAAAGCAAAGCAATCATTATCAAGGCAAACAACTGGTAAATAGCAACTCAATTATATTTCTCTCTTTAACAAAAATAGGAAAAGGCTTTAAATAGGTTTAGCTTCATCTTTCCGAGGGAAAGGGGGTGAagaaaatggagagagagagatggtgaactCTAACAAAAATCGAAAGCTGCCTTTCATAATTCTTTTAAAATTGATTGCACTAATTTTTCAAAGAGGAATTTTCTTTTGATTCTGACCAAGAGAAATAAGTCAGCCAAAAATAACATATCCTATTCAACACCATTTGAGGAAATGGAACAACAATAAGAACTGTCTTCATTCAAAGGGAAGATCCTCTAAATAATGGGCAATCTGCAGCCATATCAATCTCAACCATAGTCCAAAGCAAACATAAATAGAAAAACAATTCAATGGTGATAGCTTCAACTCCAAGTAATTCTGACTGCCTGCTTAGGAAGGACCATTGCAATTGGTCCTTCCTAACAATTGCAAGTTCTTTAGTTGCACAATTTTCTAAAATTCAATATATGCATACATTTTAAATTTGAGAAGAATCAATCAATCTTCATTTATCAAGCCTATAATGTAAGTTGTTATCTGAGGATATTAGATGTTAACTTTTCATTATAGTTGATACATCATATTTTTTAAATAATTCATTCCTAAAAATATTTTGAATTTCATGGGCTGCATTTGTGTACCTTTGTCTTGATTTAAAACATGCTTGAAGAAAGCAAGTCAAAATCAGAACCATTAAAATTTCCAAACCCCTCATTATTATATAGAATTTAGGAATCTGAAGGTGTAATTTCTAAATAGGATCCAAGGCTGACAAAAGTCAACAGATGGAGCACATGGTTCTAACAAACTATGGTCCGAGTTTTGCAGTCATCAGCTTCAAAGATGGCACATGTCACAGACCTCAAACAAAATTGCCCACAAGGATTTAATGCTTTTTGTGGCATGGATTTCACCTTTTTCCCCCCAAAATTAACTTCTTAtgccatttctcctcatctcagtcccaaatggccAATCCCATTTCCTTGAGATTagattattgtggttctgttcaccgagctgggaatttgtgttgcagacgtttagtcccctgtcgaggtgacatcctcagtgcttgggagcctcctgtgaagcgcttctgtaatctttcctccggcatttatagtgatttgtatctgccgcttccggttgttagtcccagctgtctgctgtagtggccggtatattgggtccagattgatgtgcttattgattgaatctgtggatgagtgccatgcttctaggaattccctggctgttctctgtttggcttgtcctataatagtagtgttgtcccagtcgaactcatgttgcttgtcatctgagtgtgtggctactaaggatagctggtcatgccgtttcatggctagttggtgttcatggatgtggatcgttagcggtcttcctgtttatcctatgtagtgttttgtgcagtccttgcatgggattttgtacactacattggttttgctcatgctgggtatcgggtccttcgttctggtgagttgttgtctgagagtggctgttggtttgtgtgctgttatgagtcctagtggtcatagtagtctggctgtcagttcagaaatgctcttgatgtatggtattgtggctagtcctttgggttgtggcatgtcctcattccgttgtctttcccttaggcatctgttgatgtaattgcgggggtatctgtttttggtaaATACATCgtataggtgttcttcctcttctttttgcagttctggtgtactgcagtgtgttgtggcccttttgaacagtgtcttgatgcaacttcttttgtgtgtgatgGGGTGGTTGCTTTTATGGATCTCACCTatacaggggacaaaacgtctgcaacacaaattcccagctcggcaaacagaaccacaacaacgagcacccgagatacaaatcttctcccaaatttagattagattacttacagtgtggaaacaggccctttggcccaacaagtccacactgaccctccgaacagcaacccacccagacccattccactacatttactccttcacctaacactacgggcaacttagcatggccaattcacctaacctgcacatctttggactgtgggagaaaccagagcacccggagaaaacccacgcagacacggggagaatgtgcaaactgcacacagacagtttcctgaggtgagaattgaacccgggtccctcgcgctgtgaggcagcagtgctacccactgtgccaccgtgccacccagactATGGCACCTTAAACGATGACATCTGATTCTGGACTCactggtcattgggaacatctttcctgcatttaccctgccTAGCCCTGTTAAAAATGCAGACGTTACTATTAGATCTGCCTCATATacctaaattccagtgaatatcgTCCTAACCAATCCAGTTTCTCTTTATACGtaaatcctgccattccaggaatcaacCTGGTAAAACTTTGCTGTACTCCTCCATAGCCAGAATATTCCTCCTGAGAGAAGACGACCAAAATTGCATATAATACTCCTGGTGTGGTTTCATtgaggccctgtacaactgcagcaaaaTATCCCTGGACAGTTTAGTTAGGGAGAGAGGAGCTGAAGCAGGGAAATGGTGTCAGTAAATTGATGGGATTATAAACCCTCAAGTGTGCATAATAGCACTtctgggtagagagagagagaaaaaaataaatagaaGCCGATAAATCCCCTAGACCGCAATAATCTGCATCCCAGAGTAGTTAAGGAAGTAGCCTTAGAAACCAACCTTGCATTGGTGGTCAAGATTCTTTAGGCACTGGAATAGTCCTATCGATTGGAGTATATctaatgtaaccccactattttaaaataaaaaaaaggtagAGAGAAGACAGAACTATAGACCGACTTCAACAGGAGAGAAAATGCTGGTTTATCATAAAAGATTTAATAGTagagcacttggaaaacagtgacaggatcagacagagtcaaTATGGACTCACAAAAGAGAAATTGCGCTTGACAAACCCACTGGAATTTCTTTTGAAAATGTAACTAGTGGTTTGATAAGGTGGAGGACCTGGGTTACTTGGACTGTCGGAAGTCTTTCAATAGAAttcccacataagagattaacATGTGAAATTAAAACACGTAGGATTAGGGATAGTGCATGTTCACAGAACCATATAAGTCCtccattgtggaagcaggccatttgacccatcgagtccacacaaaCCCCCTGACAAACAACTCACCTAACCTCACagcccccccaccctatccctgtaacctgcattcctcatggctaacccacctagcctccaCATCTCTCAACACTACGGATAATTTTTGGACTctgggggaaaccagagcacccagaggaaacccatgcagacacagggagaaggcacaaactccacacagacaactgTTTGGTAGACAGGTCAAAAACAATAGGATTAAATGTGCATTTTTCCAAGTGCCAGGCAGTGACTGATGGGATATCGCAGGTCAGCTATCACAACATAGATTAATGATTTAGATTAGGAAACTATACGTATTATCTCCAAATCTGCAGACAACAGATTATGATTCATTTGTATATAATGCCAGTTAGGCCACAgtatgtgcaggtttggtcacCAGTCTTCAAAGGATGTGACTgcaacagagaaggtgcagaagagattagCCTGAAGTGATTCAGCTATGAAGACAGACTAGAGACGATGAGGCTGTTTCCTTTAGAATAGAGGAAGCCGAGAGAGGACCTGTTGAGATGCACAAAATTTGACAGACATGAATAGGATTGATAGGGAGAAACTCTTTCCCCTTAGTGAAGGGGTCAATAATCgagggcacagtttgaaaataaaaagcaggagaattagatgagatttgagaaaaaaaaattcaccaGCAGATAGTAGGCATCAGGACTCACTCCCTAAAAAGGGATAACAGGTGCAGAAACTGTCAAGAATTTATTTAGttgagcacttgaaatgccatagtaTACAAGGCTACTGGCCAGGTGATggaaaaatgggattagaaccGATGTTTGATAACCAGCAGATGTAACGACTGAAGGACCCCTTTCCATGATGCAAAAACTCTGACTCCTGGTTTCTGAACAATTTCATCTAAAAATGGATAATGAGTTCAAGAAGTTTAGTATCATCTCATAAACGCCACCAGTTTGTCATCTGAATTTTCTTTAGTGAAAATAGCAGTGCTGTGGAAAACATTGTGCCAATCCTGTGTACGCACAGATTTCCATCCTGTTTGCATTATGGAATAATTTTGTTATACTATCAAAGGAAATGTTTTTTATATTTGGGTTCTATTATGAGCCTAAAAAACCCAATGAAATCTTCTACTAGTTGCACTTTAACTGGTTGGTCAAGACTGTTTTTTTGCTTGGACTTGCTATTCTAACTGTTTTATCAGCTCTTTACCCACTTAACTTATTTATTATCCCTTTTTAGGCTCCTTATGCCTcctcacaacttactttcctgtctaccttagtgtcatcagcaagtaTACTAATCATACCTTTGGTCCCTTCATCCAAGTTAGCTACTCAAAATTGTAAAACGTTGATGCTCCATTCATCTCTGTGCCACAGCATTTGTTACACCTTGGCGAAAGtgtgtactgcagatgctggagattagaatcaagagtgtggtgctagaaaagcacagcaggtcaggcagcatccaaattgACATGTCAGGCAAATGCCCTGCATTTGTTACATCTTGGCAACTGAATAATAACTCAATTGTGCCTACAGGTCATTTTCTGCTATAATGCGCATTCTGTCAACGTGAATTCGCTGTAACACAACTGACGAAGAGGGGACATTGTTTCGAAAGAGCAAACTTTTAAACATGTGTTGGCTATAGTGTATTCATATCACCAATATTTTAAGTGTTATTTCTACAGTGCAATTTTTGTATAGCATGGGGTCGCACAAGAACTCAACCATCACGTTCTGGAAAAACTGCGTATGCTCTATTCACTAGACAATCTTCTAGccctgaaaatgtattgctggaaaagcgcagcaggtcaggcagcatccaaggaacaggagaatcgacgtttcgggcattagcccttcttcaggaatgaagaagggctgatgcccgaaacgtcgattctcctgttccttggatgctgcctgatctgctgcgcttttccagcaacacattttcagctctgatctccagcatctgcagtcctcactttctcctcgaatctTCTAGCCCTCCCTATATCATACCATAAACTTTTATGTTCTGCAATAACCTCTCACGTATCAAATGCCTCTGAAAACTTAAGTCAATTTTGCCCTTTATCTCAGCACAAGTATTTTCCTCAAATATCTTCAGTAAATCGATTAGACTTAATTTCCTTTccacaaaatcatgttgaattTGCCCAATTaccttgaattttaaaaaagtgtcCAGCTATAACATTTTTAATAATAACCTCTAGTATTTCTGGTGATTGTAGAACATAGGTCTGTCTTCTTTGAGATTAAAGGATATTTTGACTTTTCCCTGCCTAAATCTCTAATAACATCACGAGGTTGATTGAAGCTTAAAGCAGTTTCTAACATTAATTCTGTCAGAACAATTACATTTACAACAATTTTGcacaaaatgaaataaaatataCATGGGATTTTATACGGTATTACCTACATAACTTCAGTCTTACACATTTCAGCAACACACCCAAGTGAAACAGCATTAAATGAATTACATGCTCCCATTGTGATTAATGTAAATACTGCAATTAGCTTCTGTAGAAATTCTCTCATCAAAAAAAAACCCTTTAAACATTATATCCTGCAAGGTGCAGTAATTACTTTGCTGAATTACCATATTCATaaattaacattttttaaaaattaagttaAAGTTAAAGGAGATATGCTAACTCCTTCTATTCACCATAAGCTGAACATTTCTCAAGCTTCCCCTCTGAAGCACTGCTGATACTGTGCAAAAAGGCATTAAAACAAAACTCTTGATATCATAGGCCTGTATTCACCTTTTAATTGACTGACATTAAATCAACTTAAAACACAAGAACTAGTTGTTCAGGTCAGACAGCATAGTCAATGGTAATTACAACTTAGTACACCTCACTCCAAAATGTGCAATGTTTTCAAGGATTTTTCCTGCTAACCAAAAGCATTATAAAATGGAAACTCATCATGATGTCCAAGATTTGTATCTGTTAGGACTTCAACATTGCACGTGAAGGAGTGGAGAAGTACCAACAGCGAATTTTTGATGCCAGAGTTCAATTGCATATTGGCAAACACCACAGTTTTTGTCAATTTCACAACTGTAATAACGATCAACACTGACAGTTTTACCATTTTTGCAATAGAGTTTCATGGCTAccaagttttttttatttatcaTTGTTGGAACGTGGCATTGCtcactgggtcagcatttattgtccattcctttgagaaggtggtggtgaaaatagccttcttgaactgctgcagtccatgtggctgtaggtagatccacaatgctgggagggagggaattccaggaatatGACCCtgtgatagtgaaggaatggcaacatatttccaagtcaggatagcaaGTGGTTTGCAGGAGGACTTGCAGGCAGTGGTGTctacatgtatctgctgcccttatccttccagGTGAAAGTGGTCATTCTTTGAAAGATGGGGTCTCCGGTTTTTTGGCAAATTCCTGCAttgcctccaaccatttcctgATATCATGGTAACTCAATTCTACTAACAATTATTTCTGGAAATATCTCAAAAAATATATTTTACCTTTGCACATGGCAGAATCTTCATCTGAAATTTCTTATTGGCTTCAGTTCTCATATTTTCTAATATTTCTTCACTCTGAAAAATCCAACATCTCTTCTGTGTACTGTTGTTAAACATCTTTGAACATCATTTGGTATTCACTCCTGTTGTCAAATACAAAACAGAACAATATCATAAGTTGTTCAAAAACAATGGTTTTCACACAGTTTAGAACATGTCACTTCCATCTCTGACAGACAATTTAACAATGCAAAAACAATGAGAACATATTAGAATGAGTACAGATGAGACTGACAAGGATATTGCTATCCTGCCACATCTAATCGTGGTTATTGGTGGTGGACAAAACGAAGGAGGTACCAACTCTACAAATATCTCCATCTTGAATAAGGGAGCAGCTAAAGACAAGGCTCAAGCATATGAAACaatcagccagagataccaggtaGATTACCCATCTTAGCTCCTCTGGAAGACCTACCaacacagatgtcagtcttcagta
The DNA window shown above is from Chiloscyllium punctatum isolate Juve2018m chromosome 2, sChiPun1.3, whole genome shotgun sequence and carries:
- the ccnh gene encoding cyclin-H, whose product is MFNNSTQKRCWIFQSEEILENMRTEANKKFQMKILPCAKLSPGALLEPQEEEVLRKYYEKRLLEFCSAFKPIMPKSVVGTASMYFKRFFLNNSVMEYHPRTIMLTSVYLACKVDEFNVSSSQFVANLWESPAGQEKALEQILEYELLLIQQLNFHLIVHNPFRPFEGFLIDLKARYSAVENPEALRKTADEFLSRATTIDVGLLFTPSQIAIAAIHFSASRAGINLDSYLTECLMLKDNNECLSKLVEVIRRIKTLVKKYDPPRPEEVNLLKQKLEHLHSLDLGIITSLKKRKGYEEDGTISKKPKMEEEEWSDDDLADAM